The Apodemus sylvaticus chromosome 17, mApoSyl1.1, whole genome shotgun sequence genome contains a region encoding:
- the Kdelr3 gene encoding ER lumen protein-retaining receptor 3 gives MNVFRILGDLSHLLAMILLLVKIWRSKSCAGISGKSQILFALVFTTRYLDLFSNFISIYNTVMKVVFLLCAYVTVYMIYCKFRKTFDIENDTFRLEFLLVPVTGLSFLVNYSYAPMEVLWTFSIYLESVAILPQLFMISKTGEAETITTHYLFFLGLYRLLYLANWIRRYQTENFYDQISVVSGVVQTIFYCDFFYLYVTKVLKGKKLSLPMPV, from the exons ATGAACGTGTTCCGAATCCTCGGGgacctgagccatctcctggcCATGATCTTGCTCCTGGTGAAGATCTGGAGGTCCAAGAGCTGCGCCG GCATCTCTGGGAAGAGCCAGATTCTTTTCGCTTTGGTCTTCACCACCAGGTACCTGGACCTCTTCTCGAACTTCATCTCCATCTACAACACAGTGATGAAG GTGGTTTTCCTCCTCTGTGCCTATGTCACAGTGTACATGATCTATTGTAAGTTCCGGAAAACGTTTGACATTGAAAATGACACATTCCGGCTGGAGTTCCTCCTGGTCCCAGTGACTGGCCTTTCCTTCCTGGTGAACTACAGTTATGCACCGATGGAG GTCCTCTGGACCTTCTCCATCTATCTGGAGTCAGTGGCTATCCTGCCACAGCTCTTCATGATCAGCAagactggagaggctgagaccaTCACCACTCACTACCTGTTCTTCCTGGGGCTCTATCGACTGCTCTATCTGGCCAACTGGATCAGACGGTACCAGACAGAGAACTTCTATGACCAGATCTCAGTGGTGTCTGGAGTTGTACAAACCATCTTTTACTGTGACTTCTTCTACTTGTATGTGACCAAAG tcCTTAAAGGAAAGAAACTAAGTCTACCAATGCCAGTCTGA